One window of Dysidea avara chromosome 11, odDysAvar1.4, whole genome shotgun sequence genomic DNA carries:
- the LOC136239003 gene encoding uncharacterized protein isoform X1, which translates to MINIVGGCITLSNIVSFNVWWLILQIGSLLLILAMGLYCFCFMHKRRVRLNTSNNAISNLEVKKDDLSTNVEISSFLGRKSPTITTELKANISSDMELVEVVVHNVAVSEQSVPTMSCTNLESSSSIHSNSGDGLFENISLESSSATESNSEHGQDNSSGNTEISSLPGGQRSYILGLSN; encoded by the exons ATGATCAATATTGTAGGTGGATGCATCACACTTTCAAATATTG TATCATTCAATGTGTGGTGGCTCATACTGCAAATAG GAAGTTTATTATTAATTCTAGCAATGGGACTCTACTGTTTCTG TTTTATGCATAAGAGAAGAGTGAGGCTTAATACTTCTAATAACGCCATCAGTAACTTAGAGGTTAAAAAAGATGATTTATCTACAAATGTGGAGATCAGTTCATTTCTTGGAAGAAAGAG TCCCACAATTACAACGGAGCTAAAAGCAAATATAAGTTCAGATATGGAGCTAGTTGAAGTTGTTGTTCATAACGTTGCTGTAAGTGAACAATCAGTACCCACAATGAGTTGCACCAACCTTGAAAGTTCAAGTTCTATACATAGCAACTCTGGAGACGGTTTATTTGAAAACATTAGCCTTGAAAGTTCAAGTGCTACAGAAAGCAATTCTGAACATGGGCAAGACAATTCCTCTGGAAACACAGAGATCAGTTCATTGCCAGGAGGACAGAG GAGTTACATTCTCGGACTATCAAATTGA
- the LOC136239003 gene encoding uncharacterized protein isoform X3 has product MGLYCFCFMHKRRVRLNTSNNAISNLEVKKDDLSTNVEISSFLGRKSPTITTELKANISSDMELVEVVVHNVAVSEQSVPTMSCTNLESSSSIHSNSGDGLFENISLESSSATESNSEHGQDNSSGNTEISSLPGGQRSYILGLSN; this is encoded by the exons ATGGGACTCTACTGTTTCTG TTTTATGCATAAGAGAAGAGTGAGGCTTAATACTTCTAATAACGCCATCAGTAACTTAGAGGTTAAAAAAGATGATTTATCTACAAATGTGGAGATCAGTTCATTTCTTGGAAGAAAGAG TCCCACAATTACAACGGAGCTAAAAGCAAATATAAGTTCAGATATGGAGCTAGTTGAAGTTGTTGTTCATAACGTTGCTGTAAGTGAACAATCAGTACCCACAATGAGTTGCACCAACCTTGAAAGTTCAAGTTCTATACATAGCAACTCTGGAGACGGTTTATTTGAAAACATTAGCCTTGAAAGTTCAAGTGCTACAGAAAGCAATTCTGAACATGGGCAAGACAATTCCTCTGGAAACACAGAGATCAGTTCATTGCCAGGAGGACAGAG GAGTTACATTCTCGGACTATCAAATTGA
- the LOC136239003 gene encoding uncharacterized protein isoform X2: MAIHNNDQYCRWMHHTFKYCIIQCVVAHTANSFMHKRRVRLNTSNNAISNLEVKKDDLSTNVEISSFLGRKSPTITTELKANISSDMELVEVVVHNVAVSEQSVPTMSCTNLESSSSIHSNSGDGLFENISLESSSATESNSEHGQDNSSGNTEISSLPGGQRSYILGLSN, translated from the exons ATGGCTATCCACAACAATGATCAATATTGTAGGTGGATGCATCACACTTTCAAATATTG TATCATTCAATGTGTGGTGGCTCATACTGCAAATAG TTTTATGCATAAGAGAAGAGTGAGGCTTAATACTTCTAATAACGCCATCAGTAACTTAGAGGTTAAAAAAGATGATTTATCTACAAATGTGGAGATCAGTTCATTTCTTGGAAGAAAGAG TCCCACAATTACAACGGAGCTAAAAGCAAATATAAGTTCAGATATGGAGCTAGTTGAAGTTGTTGTTCATAACGTTGCTGTAAGTGAACAATCAGTACCCACAATGAGTTGCACCAACCTTGAAAGTTCAAGTTCTATACATAGCAACTCTGGAGACGGTTTATTTGAAAACATTAGCCTTGAAAGTTCAAGTGCTACAGAAAGCAATTCTGAACATGGGCAAGACAATTCCTCTGGAAACACAGAGATCAGTTCATTGCCAGGAGGACAGAG GAGTTACATTCTCGGACTATCAAATTGA